ATAACGCATGGGAAATAAATGCATGCCCCTTTCACTCTCATAAGGGGCAGCATCATTATTCAATTTCTAATTTTACGCTTAACATTGACAAACAGCCATCAATAAACCCCTCAGCCAGCTGCATACTAATTCTTATTATTCTTTCGTCTTTTTTTTGAGTTTTCGCTATAGAACGTTTCGATTTATTAAACACATAATATTGTATAAGAATTTTATACTCTTCCGGCCTGCGAATTTTAAGTTGCAAAACGCAACCATCTACAATCAAACCATCGTCGTCGCAACATGATAGTTTCGCTGAGCCTGAAGGAGGCAATAGGCCCTTAAACCCAGCAGCAATTGGGGAAAAATCGACACCGCTATTATCTCTTGCCCAAACTCCCCATCGAGATAGTACTTCCTGAATATCACGCATCATTCTCTCCACACTTTATTTTTGCTTGCTGGTAGCGATAACACCAGTTGCCAGCGCGCGGTCTAATGTCTTCAGTACCAGAAATTCCTGAGTACCGTGTTCTGATTCCCAAGCCTGGGTATCCGCATGAAGTGAGTCGTGACACCGTCTGCACAGCGGGATCACGAACATGTCATGCGCTTTTGTTGCCATTCCACCAAATCCATTACCGGTAATGTGGTGCGGATCATCAGACCCGTTGCCACAGCCGCAACATGGCTGGCGCTTTACCCATTGGGTGTATTTTGCGTTTTCATACCGGCGGCGTTTCGGTCGCAGCATGAATGATTCAGGTGTTTCCGGATCAAGGGCCAGCGCCAGCACCGGTTTGATGTTGTTCGCTAGTTCTTCACGGGGTTGCCTCTCCCACGGGTTCACGTCCGCTTCTTTACCCTGGCCACCAGGCGGTTTGTATTTGACACCCAGCGCTTCGCAAATTATTTCCGGCGGAAGAAGATGAACCAGCCCTTTCGTCACGGCCCACCAGCACAGCTCCGGCAAAGTAAGGTGTCGCCCGTCCGGAAGGCCATACCGGTACCGGATTGCCTCTGTCACAAACTCGGCGGCGTTCGCCAGCGCGATAGCATCCAGTTTTGGAGATTCTTTTTCCCGAAACTCGTTATCATGCGCCCAGCACAGGCAGACGACGCCACGACCTCGGGGCACCTGCACCAGCTCATGGTGATGAAATTCCCCGTTGTAGTCCGGGCACTGGCACACACGGTGGCGTTTAACCCAAAGCGTCAGCGCGTCCATTCCCCCCACTCTGGCAATTACCGCTGGTGATGACAGGAAACCAGACAGACGCGGGTCACGTGAAAGCGACTGCGCTTCTGCCGGTACCACACCATCAGGCAGTTTATGGAGTTCGGCTGGCTCGTTGGTGATCAGCAGGCGTTTACTGCTGAAGAACTTCACCATGTCAGCCGGCAGCGCGAACTGCACGATCCCCAGTTCTCGCTGAGGATACGGTTTTAATAATGCTCTCACGCGTGGGCCTCCTGTTTCTGTTGCAGATAACCAGCCCACAGCCCGGCAACCCACTCAACACCCTTCGCCGTGAATCGCGCCTGGCGAAACGCGTGCTGATTCTGCGTGCTGGTACCAGTTTTCACCTGAAACCGGCCTGCCTCTAAATGATTGGCCTTTGGCGTCAACTGGCCTTCCAACCGGTAAACAATGTCTTTCTCGAGCAGGAACATTCGGAATTCCGGTTCTTTCGCATGCAGCAATTTGCAGACAGCGCGGAATCCCATAGAGCCCTTAGCCATAACGTACTGATCAACGAATTCCACTTTCGGGGCCGCCAGCGCCAGCTGTGATTCCAACGCCTGCTTTTCTTCGGCCAGATCAGCAGCCAGTCGCAACGCTTCCGGCAATGACTGCGGAACCAGACTGCCTTCTTCTAATTTCTGCCACCGGTCGATAACAGCGGCAGTGAACTCAGGGGATAATTGTGCGACCAGCACCAGAGAATCGCGCTTATTGAACCAGTACTCCTCATATTCCTGACCGTTCTGCTCATGGATATAGGGGGTGTGCGCCAACGGCGCGCTTAAAATTCCACCAGCCGCAAGCCTGTCAGCCGAGCGCTTCACGTCGCTGTGCTTACTCTTCACCAGCCCAGCAATCTCACGGCTCGACATTGTTACCACTTTTCCTGACAGCAAACTGTTCGACATAATCACTCCACACGTTAAACCGGCTGCACACCGGCGGCTTTGAAATCAGTAATCGTTATTTCTGCCTTACCACCCTTCGTTACCTCTCCCCATTCAACTGTCATGCGTTTGACCTGGCTGTCGTCCTTCCAGATCCCCGCATGGGTCAGGCCATCAAACAGCGCCTTCTGGAAATTATCTAAATCGCGTTTTGCCCTGCTCGGCGGGAATAGAACCAGATGCACATCCAGTTCGGTGAGTAGCGCCGTCGGACGGCTGCGCAACTGCTGATAAATCGCCGCCAGCGCATTTGACCGGAAGATCCGCCCGCGCTCGCTGATTAGCACGCCCTTTCGGGTGGAGCGCCAGTAACCGTTGACGCTTGGCGGGAATGGCAAAATCAGTCGCATAAGCTTCAGACCTCCATCTGCAATTGCATGTTGAAGCGGTCCCGGATTTCGCAATATTCCAATGTGCCGGTGCTGTTGAAGGATTCGATGCGCTCCGCCAACACATATGCGCGGGTTTCCTTTGACTGAGGTGAATACGTCCCTTTCCACGCACTATCAATTCCGATATTGCGGGCAATGTTGGTGCTGTCAGCTGACGCCAGCGGCAGTTTGGTGAAGATGTCCTTATTCAGCATGCGGAGACCATGCAGTTTGGTAATTGGCCGGCTATGAGCATCAACAACGTGACGAATGATGTCCTTCATACGGGCCACGGCTTTAAGCGGTGATTTCACGTCATACTCACCACAACTGCCAATGGCTACACGCGGGTACTCATGGCAAAGCCGGATAAAACGCTCTTCGCTTTCGTTCATGTGCCAAACCGGGCAACCGGTAAATTTACTGTGTGGCCACTCAGCCAGCAGCGCATCATTCTCCGCCGCGCCGCCGTCTATAACGTCAGGAATGACGGCGAAATCGAGACCAGGGTGATTCTTCCAGCGCTCCACGAAGTCGTAATAATCTGACCAGTCGATTTTGTTTTTGCCTGCTTTCTTCCAGATAGAGAACGCGCCATTGTCTAAGGCGAATGACTGGCAGATTTCGGAAGCCAGCCCGAGCTGACTTGAATTGGCAAAAGAAATGAATGCATGGCCACCTGACCAGGCCCGCATCGCGCAGGTATCCGGGGTGATAGGTCCGCCGTGATAGTGGATCATCAGTTCACCTCCCCTGCTTTGATCAGGCTGTTCAGCACAGCATCAGCATGTTCCCGCGCCGCGGTGTAATCAGAGGGATGCAGCTCCCCTTCCGGGGAGACGGCTGTCAACCAACCGTTATAAGCAGCCAGCCAGATTTTCTGGAATTCGCTCACGCAGCCACCTCCTTCAAGTTTTCAGCGCCAGCAGGAACAGCCAGGTAATGACCAGCCAGCACCTTGACTCGGGAGTTACGCGCCGGGGAGATCGTGGTAAAGGTCGCTGGTACCAGCTCGATATCGTTGAACGGGCTTTCATTGCCCCAGTGATGCCAGCCAGCAGCTTCACCGCGACTGAAAAGCTCGATGCGGGAAACCTGACCGTAAAGCTCTTCAAGACGGAAGCGTACTTCGGCAGGCTTTTCGCTATGTTCGCCACGGCAGCTGTAAACGACCTGCTTAACGCTGGCGCTGAGGCGTTCAAGCCCGGCGCCGCGTGTGGCGATCAGAACATCTTCGCTATTGCCACGGGTGTAATTGCCGCCGTTCATCACCGTTTCGGTGCTAAGCGCATCAAGAAAATCTTCAAAATCGAGCATGGTCTGATCTGCCAGCGCCCTTTCTATACGTCCGCGCGCCTGCTCGTAGAGCTTGACCCAAGTAAAAGCTTTCATGGTTTTGACCTTGAAGCCCCAGGCCTGCGCCAGCTCAACCGCTTCTGAGGCGAAGTTTCCGGTGTACCACATCGCAAGAATCGCGTTTTCATCAGCAATTGACCAAACCGGCAGGCGCTTCATTTCTTCGGTTGGCATGGTGCTGTAATGGTCACCCGCTGCGCCATTGCTTACTTTGTTGGAATACTGCCAGGCCGGATCTGCATAAATCAGTTGATAGCTCATGCTTTCACTCCCTGCTGGCGCTGGGCGCAGTCTTTCCAAATCTTGGCCCACGTCGTAATGGCGAAATCAGCGCGCATGCTGCGGACGCTGGCTTTGCTGGCCTCTGTGCACACCATTTTTTCCAGCGTACTCGGTGCCTTCTTCGCCGCAACGCCGCTGATGAACCGGCGGTATGCCGCGTCTCGCTCTGCGGTATCAACTGCAACGTCACTGCCAGAAGTCCACTTTCCGTTCACACAGCCCGGACGGCCACTCTTCGCCCATTTGGTCGCGCTGAGCAGGTAGCCTTCAAACTTGGCTGGCTGGAACAGAGTTGCCGGGCGCAGATATTCAGCCATTTTTGGAGAGTCGCCCCAGTGAACCTGCTTGTATTCGATAACCAGTTGCAGTTCTTCCAGGGTGTGGCCTTCACGGAGACGGGCACGCATGTTTTCCAGTGAGCTATTAGCGGGCTGATAGCGTGAACCGGTGATTTGGTTCAGGTGTTTCAGTGCCTGTTTGGCTTGATCAGTAATTTCAACTTCGGCGTCGGTCTGCGCAGCAGGCTGACAAGAGGTTTTATTATCTGATGGATCTTGTTTTGAATTTACTAACGGATCCCCCCCAGATTCTGGCGGGTGAAAACCGGTATTCGTGTTGGTTTTTGATGCGTCGGATTTTGACCGGTCAGAATTTGATGTGTCAGATTTTGATGCGTCAGAATCTGACGGTTGAGCGGCAGCACGAAGCTTCGCAATATTCAGCTGGTACATGTTCGACGTGTTGCGGTTTCCCTTACGGCGCTGAGTGCTGGTGATCCAGCCGTCAGCCTCAAGTTTGCCCAGCGTAGTGCGCACAGTGCTTTCACCAGCACCCAACTGGCGGGCAATGGTGGTAATTGACGGCCAGCACAGGCCTTCGTCAGAACTGAAGTCAGCGAGGCGCGCCATGATGGCCACCGCCGATATTTTCAAACCGGCAGCAGCGCAACCATCCCAGACGTATGCGGATAACTTAACGCTCATAAGACCCTCTTAAATTTTCGCCGGAATTGTTCAGTAGGCTGGGCGCATTCATGCGGGTAACCTGCACGCATGAAGATGACGCGATCCCCTGCTCTGTCGAAGCCCACGACGTGTACCACAACGCCCCGCCAATCTTTGTAGTGCCTGTCCAGCGTTTGGATTTCTTCAGACATGCAGTCACCTTCCGGCTTTTCACCCTGACGTAACCTACCCACCACCGGACGATCTGGTAGTTGCACGGTACCCAGTGGCCCGATACCATCACTTCGTACGACAAAGCTTGTTTGTTGCCGCCAGTCGCTTTGCAGCGCATTTGCGGGACGCCAGCTTTTATGAGTAAACTGTTCATGCGTTAATTACTCCACACACGTTTTTAATGCGCCGACGCCTCGGGACTGCACTCCTGAGGCGTCAACCCTTTCATGCAAAGCCACAACTGACTTCACATACTCATCGCGCGCAGATAAGTGCTTGAAATGCAACGCCATAATCTCGGCCTTCTCGTTCTGATCAATCACGCCGTCATCTGCAATAGACGTGTTGATTTGCTGATCCACCTTCCCGCTCTTTGCAGCCACCTTTACGCCCTTAATAAACAGATCAACGTGGTCCAGCTCATCGCGATTTGGGATTTCAACGAAAAAGCCACCACGCCGCTGGGCGAAGTAATCCGCCAGGTGATTGGTGCCGCTGATGTCTTCCATCGCTTCCAGCTCGGCAATTTCGAAGAACCGGCAGCCGTTCTTTTCGTACAAATTGTTGTTGAACTGCGTTTCAGTCATGCCCAGAGCGCCAGCCATAGCAGACCGACCGCCGGGATAGGCTTTGCACATCGTTTTAACTACTGATTTCAGGTCTACCATGTTGTTTTCCCTTTGGTAGTTATGGTTGTTCGCCACTGGTGATAGCCTTTTTGTAAAGTGTTGGGTCGTATTTCAGTTCACCTTTGGTTCTATATGCAGCCTCGGCAGCTCGGCCTTTTGGGATCAGTTGGCCAGGGCGCTTTCTCCACAAATAAAATGCTTCAGGGGATATCCCAAAAAACTCAGCGACTTTACCGGGTTCGCCAAAATATTTTTCAAGGTCACTCGTCGTCATAACACCTCCGATTTCTAAATTAATTTAGATAGTATTATTTAATTTTATTTTGATCAATAAAAACTAAAATAACTTAGGTTCATTAAGAGGATGGAAAATGCTTACCCAAGGGCAGCGGATAAAAAACCTTCGTAAAGACAGGAAACTGACTCAAGCTCAGGTCGCAAAGGCGTTAGGTGTTAGTGATGTGACTATTGGCTACTGGGAACGTGACCTGAATGAACCGGGTGGGAAGTCTTTGAGTAATTTGGCGGCTTTTTTCGGTGTTTCTGAGGCTTTCATTCTTTACGGTAAAGAAGAAATTTCTAACATCATTCCCGCATCATTTGGGACACGCCAGATCCCCATTATCAGTTACGTTCAGGCTGGTATCTGGACATCCGCGTCGGACGCAAGCAACCTTGAAGGTAATATTGACTACATCCTAACTGACATAGGACTATCACCCCGTTCTTTTGCCTTAAAAATCAAAGGAAAGTCAATGGAGCCAGAGTTTACTGAAGGTGATCTAATTATCGTTGATCCGGACATAGGTCCGCTGCCTGGTGATTACGTTGTAGCGAAGAATGGTGAACATGAAGCAACATTCAAAAAATACAGAGCACGTGGCAGAGATGCTGGGGGTAATGAGATTTTTTCCCTTGTGCCTCTAAATCAAGATTTCCCAACAAAACATTCTGACCAAGAACCCATATCAATAATTGGCGTAATGGTAGAGCACCGAAAATTCAGACGGCGTTGATCCCCCCTTCCTACTAGCCCTACTTCATTCAAAACACCTTCCAGTTAAAAATCTAAATATTTTTAGTTTTAACCGTTGCATTAAAAACTAAATTATTTTAGATTTACACCATCAGCAGTGATCAACGTGGATGCCCACGCAGTAGTTGCAGGTGGCAAAGAAGCATCGAATGATTCTCTCAGGTATCAGCAGCACGACGGCAAGAACGCAGCAGCTTAATGAGGTATCAGGATGGATAAGCAAGAACCGAAAATTATTGGTTTGGGATCTTCGAATGAAGAGTTAATTGAAGAAACTGTTTCTGAAATATTGCAAAAGCATGCACACCAAGTGGCCGCCTTTTTGGAAGGCGGCGAGATTACCAAAATTAATCTCTTATCTTCGGATTGAAAGCTTCAATTCGGTTAATAAGCAACTTGGTTGCCGAGGCAACGGCAGGATCCTTACCTTTATAAGCTTGAGCATGACGATTTAGATTTTCAATGACGTCGCTTTTTACTGTGGGTAAGGCGGTTGAAACGGAATGAAGCGCTACCGTGAATGCGTTCTCAAGAGCTTCAATCCTACGGGCTAAAGTGACTAAATTAGTCGAAGCGTTTTCCACCTTCATTTCCTTCTTGGCTGTGTGAGAACTACCAAGATAACACCGCCGCCTGAGGTGGAGAAGTGACCAGGCATACAACGGCAAGAACACTGGGGTTGAGGAGCTCATCAACCGAAGTCACTCATGACCACAGTTGAAAAGTGTTCTTGCCGATGTTTAGGGATTAGTGGATCTGTAAGTCAGGGACTAGCGTCAGATATGGAATTTCGCGGAAGGTTACAACTTCATGAACGTTAACTGGATGCTTACACACTGCACATACGATGGAGGAGATAGTCTCAGAGAATACGACGTCAGAAGTGACATTGAATCTCTCAGAATTACATTTTTCGCAGATAAGTTTTATATCGGGCATTTTTAACTCACGGATAAGTGATGATCTTAATCAGATTATTAAGAATTTTCTTATTCCAATGATAAGTATAGCAGACGTTTAGATTCTTGAATGAGTGCATAACGTAAAGAGCACTG
This is a stretch of genomic DNA from Rahnella aceris. It encodes these proteins:
- a CDS encoding antiterminator Q family protein, whose amino-acid sequence is MRDIQEVLSRWGVWARDNSGVDFSPIAAGFKGLLPPSGSAKLSCCDDDGLIVDGCVLQLKIRRPEEYKILIQYYVFNKSKRSIAKTQKKDERIIRISMQLAEGFIDGCLSMLSVKLEIE
- a CDS encoding DUF968 domain-containing protein — its product is MRALLKPYPQRELGIVQFALPADMVKFFSSKRLLITNEPAELHKLPDGVVPAEAQSLSRDPRLSGFLSSPAVIARVGGMDALTLWVKRHRVCQCPDYNGEFHHHELVQVPRGRGVVCLCWAHDNEFREKESPKLDAIALANAAEFVTEAIRYRYGLPDGRHLTLPELCWWAVTKGLVHLLPPEIICEALGVKYKPPGGQGKEADVNPWERQPREELANNIKPVLALALDPETPESFMLRPKRRRYENAKYTQWVKRQPCCGCGNGSDDPHHITGNGFGGMATKAHDMFVIPLCRRCHDSLHADTQAWESEHGTQEFLVLKTLDRALATGVIATSKQK
- a CDS encoding phage antirepressor KilAC domain-containing protein gives rise to the protein MSNSLLSGKVVTMSSREIAGLVKSKHSDVKRSADRLAAGGILSAPLAHTPYIHEQNGQEYEEYWFNKRDSLVLVAQLSPEFTAAVIDRWQKLEEGSLVPQSLPEALRLAADLAEEKQALESQLALAAPKVEFVDQYVMAKGSMGFRAVCKLLHAKEPEFRMFLLEKDIVYRLEGQLTPKANHLEAGRFQVKTGTSTQNQHAFRQARFTAKGVEWVAGLWAGYLQQKQEAHA
- a CDS encoding RusA family crossover junction endodeoxyribonuclease; translated protein: MRLILPFPPSVNGYWRSTRKGVLISERGRIFRSNALAAIYQQLRSRPTALLTELDVHLVLFPPSRAKRDLDNFQKALFDGLTHAGIWKDDSQVKRMTVEWGEVTKGGKAEITITDFKAAGVQPV
- a CDS encoding MT-A70 family methyltransferase codes for the protein MSYQLIYADPAWQYSNKVSNGAAGDHYSTMPTEEMKRLPVWSIADENAILAMWYTGNFASEAVELAQAWGFKVKTMKAFTWVKLYEQARGRIERALADQTMLDFEDFLDALSTETVMNGGNYTRGNSEDVLIATRGAGLERLSASVKQVVYSCRGEHSEKPAEVRFRLEELYGQVSRIELFSRGEAAGWHHWGNESPFNDIELVPATFTTISPARNSRVKVLAGHYLAVPAGAENLKEVAA
- a CDS encoding conserved phage C-terminal domain-containing protein is translated as MSVKLSAYVWDGCAAAGLKISAVAIMARLADFSSDEGLCWPSITTIARQLGAGESTVRTTLGKLEADGWITSTQRRKGNRNTSNMYQLNIAKLRAAAQPSDSDASKSDTSNSDRSKSDASKTNTNTGFHPPESGGDPLVNSKQDPSDNKTSCQPAAQTDAEVEITDQAKQALKHLNQITGSRYQPANSSLENMRARLREGHTLEELQLVIEYKQVHWGDSPKMAEYLRPATLFQPAKFEGYLLSATKWAKSGRPGCVNGKWTSGSDVAVDTAERDAAYRRFISGVAAKKAPSTLEKMVCTEASKASVRSMRADFAITTWAKIWKDCAQRQQGVKA
- a CDS encoding DUF4222 domain-containing protein gives rise to the protein MSEEIQTLDRHYKDWRGVVVHVVGFDRAGDRVIFMRAGYPHECAQPTEQFRRKFKRVL
- a CDS encoding YmfL family putative regulatory protein, encoding MVDLKSVVKTMCKAYPGGRSAMAGALGMTETQFNNNLYEKNGCRFFEIAELEAMEDISGTNHLADYFAQRRGGFFVEIPNRDELDHVDLFIKGVKVAAKSGKVDQQINTSIADDGVIDQNEKAEIMALHFKHLSARDEYVKSVVALHERVDASGVQSRGVGALKTCVE
- a CDS encoding Cro/CI family transcriptional regulator, with the protein product MTTSDLEKYFGEPGKVAEFFGISPEAFYLWRKRPGQLIPKGRAAEAAYRTKGELKYDPTLYKKAITSGEQP
- a CDS encoding LexA family protein, yielding MLTQGQRIKNLRKDRKLTQAQVAKALGVSDVTIGYWERDLNEPGGKSLSNLAAFFGVSEAFILYGKEEISNIIPASFGTRQIPIISYVQAGIWTSASDASNLEGNIDYILTDIGLSPRSFALKIKGKSMEPEFTEGDLIIVDPDIGPLPGDYVVAKNGEHEATFKKYRARGRDAGGNEIFSLVPLNQDFPTKHSDQEPISIIGVMVEHRKFRRR